In a genomic window of Streptomyces sp. SJL17-4:
- a CDS encoding N-acetylmuramoyl-L-alanine amidase: MGVLASAALLLPLLSAAPPAGAEVPEASALQEQFARAAARHGVPESVLLAVSYLQSRWDAHGGAPSVTGGYGPMHLTDAVTALAEAPPHHSEGTEDARGDSSRAVRSGAGSHSLGAEAAEPAPVPAAGSLPARLRTLERASALSGIPAEELRTRTAANIEGGAALLAAAQRESGRPASADPADWYGAVARYSGADDSATAATYADDVFDVIRSGESRTTDSGQVVTLAAAPAVAPDTAQVAGLGLRRPADGPVECPRTVACEWIPAPYEEFGDGDYGNHDRANRPVSQSIDYIVVHDTEATWDVTLKLVQDPTYVSWQYSLRSSDGHIAQHVALKDVGWHAGNWFVNAKSVGLEHEGFLTAPDSWYTEAMYRSSARLVRYLAARYDIPLDRQHILGHDNVPGTVTSTIRGMHTDPGPYWDWAHYFTLLGRPITPSAGPHAGVVTIRPDYGDHRPAYTGCVTAGQACAPHGSGAVRLHTGPSADAPLVKDIGLRPGGQDSTTGVNDTGARASTGQSYAVAERRGDWTAIWYLGQKAWFRNPAKEPTAVNARGLVLTPRVGLASVPVYGRAYPEASAYPAGVPVQAVSPLPYGLLAGQRYVVGDRTPGEYYFAPVFDSSGHTVVRGQEEYYQIQFGHRVAFVKAADVRVSQS, translated from the coding sequence GTGGGCGTCCTCGCGTCCGCCGCCCTGCTGCTGCCGCTGCTGTCCGCCGCCCCACCGGCCGGTGCCGAGGTGCCCGAGGCGAGTGCCCTCCAGGAACAGTTCGCTCGGGCGGCCGCGCGGCACGGCGTGCCCGAGAGTGTGCTGCTCGCCGTCTCCTACCTCCAGTCGCGCTGGGACGCCCACGGTGGTGCGCCGAGCGTGACCGGTGGCTATGGGCCGATGCACCTGACGGACGCGGTGACGGCGCTCGCCGAGGCGCCCCCGCACCACTCGGAGGGGACGGAGGACGCGCGCGGCGACTCCTCGCGCGCCGTGCGCTCCGGCGCGGGGAGCCACTCCCTCGGCGCGGAGGCGGCTGAGCCCGCCCCTGTCCCGGCCGCCGGTTCGCTGCCCGCGCGGCTGCGCACCCTGGAGCGGGCGTCGGCGCTGTCCGGGATCCCGGCCGAGGAGCTGCGCACTCGTACGGCCGCGAACATCGAGGGCGGGGCGGCGCTGCTCGCCGCCGCGCAGCGGGAGTCCGGCCGTCCGGCGAGCGCGGACCCGGCCGACTGGTACGGGGCGGTGGCGCGGTACTCGGGCGCCGACGACTCGGCGACCGCCGCCACGTACGCCGACGACGTGTTCGACGTGATCCGGTCCGGCGAGTCGCGGACGACGGACAGCGGGCAGGTGGTGACGCTCGCGGCCGCCCCTGCGGTCGCACCCGACACCGCGCAGGTCGCCGGCCTCGGCCTGCGCCGGCCCGCCGACGGCCCCGTGGAGTGTCCGCGCACGGTGGCCTGCGAGTGGATCCCCGCGCCGTACGAGGAGTTCGGCGACGGCGACTACGGCAACCACGACCGGGCGAACCGGCCCGTGTCCCAGTCGATCGACTACATCGTCGTCCATGACACCGAGGCCACCTGGGACGTCACCCTGAAGCTGGTGCAGGACCCGACGTACGTCTCGTGGCAGTACTCGCTGCGCTCCTCCGACGGGCACATCGCCCAGCACGTGGCGCTCAAGGACGTCGGCTGGCACGCGGGCAACTGGTTCGTGAACGCCAAGTCCGTGGGCCTTGAGCACGAAGGCTTCCTCACCGCGCCGGACTCCTGGTACACGGAGGCGATGTACCGGTCGTCGGCGCGGCTCGTGCGGTACCTCGCCGCCCGGTACGACATCCCGCTCGACCGGCAGCACATCCTCGGTCACGACAACGTGCCGGGGACGGTGACGTCCACGATCAGGGGCATGCACACGGACCCGGGGCCGTACTGGGACTGGGCGCACTACTTCACGCTGCTCGGCCGGCCGATCACGCCGAGCGCCGGTCCCCACGCGGGTGTGGTGACGATCCGGCCCGACTACGGCGACCACCGGCCGGCCTACACGGGCTGTGTCACGGCGGGCCAGGCGTGCGCGCCGCACGGCAGCGGGGCGGTGCGCCTGCACACCGGGCCGAGCGCCGACGCGCCCCTGGTGAAGGACATCGGTCTGCGGCCGGGCGGGCAGGACTCGACCACCGGGGTCAACGACACCGGGGCTCGCGCCTCGACCGGGCAGAGCTACGCGGTGGCGGAGCGCCGGGGCGACTGGACGGCGATCTGGTACCTCGGGCAGAAGGCCTGGTTCCGGAATCCCGCGAAGGAGCCGACCGCCGTGAACGCGCGGGGTCTCGTCCTGACGCCCCGTGTGGGGCTGGCGTCGGTGCCGGTGTACGGGCGAGCGTACCCGGAGGCCTCGGCGTATCCGGCGGGTGTGCCGGTGCAGGCGGTGTCGCCGCTGCCGTACGGGTTGCTCGCCGGCCAGCGGTACGTGGTGGGCGACCGGACCCCGGGCGAGTACTACTTCGCGCCGGTGTTCGACAGCAGCGGGCACACGGTCGTCCGGGGTCAGGAGGAGTACTACCAGATCCAGTTCGGCCATCGGGTGGCCTTTGTGAAGGCCGCTGACGTGCGGGTTTCACAGTCCTGA
- a CDS encoding aminoglycoside phosphotransferase family protein, translating into MYTASSSVSAPPRPQHRIVPAGAGPYLAPAPQAVRPRRWVAGTGTQPISGRIDLSGPQGAQLKIAIASVHRICPEFNPVQVLRRSGRSVLIVGTTGRTTAVAKCLLDHSPAWVERFRHEIASYRSFVRHRPPVRAPRLIAADPENCTLVIERMPGRAAALSRHPVEAPPRADVRAALGAIARLNAWRPPAGTFDAPLDYGTRIARYHELGLFTDRDRDDLQKLLHGLAHAGGRQGMGQFCHGDALLSNILLSPAGPVLVDWEHAGWYLPGYDLATLWAVLADAPLARRQISQLAQQAGPASRDAFLVNLMIVLTREIRTYETAVQRTMKEAPPAGSVPVPTGALAPGEEQRLLLRRLHDDCAMARRAVRAAVGTR; encoded by the coding sequence ATGTACACAGCATCGTCCTCCGTGTCCGCCCCGCCCCGGCCGCAGCACCGCATCGTCCCGGCCGGCGCCGGTCCCTACCTCGCTCCCGCCCCGCAGGCCGTACGGCCGAGGCGCTGGGTGGCCGGCACGGGTACCCAGCCGATCAGCGGGAGAATCGATCTGTCCGGCCCTCAGGGGGCGCAGCTGAAGATCGCGATCGCCTCCGTCCACCGCATCTGCCCGGAGTTCAATCCGGTCCAGGTGCTGCGGCGCAGCGGGCGTTCCGTACTGATCGTCGGAACGACCGGGCGGACCACGGCGGTCGCGAAGTGTTTACTGGACCACTCCCCCGCGTGGGTCGAGCGGTTCCGGCACGAGATAGCGTCCTACCGCTCCTTCGTCCGCCACCGTCCGCCGGTGCGGGCGCCACGGCTGATCGCGGCCGACCCGGAGAACTGCACGCTGGTGATCGAGCGGATGCCCGGACGGGCGGCGGCGCTCTCGCGCCACCCCGTCGAGGCTCCGCCCCGCGCCGACGTGCGGGCCGCGCTCGGCGCGATCGCCCGGCTCAACGCGTGGCGGCCGCCGGCCGGGACGTTCGACGCACCGCTGGACTACGGCACCCGTATCGCGCGCTACCACGAGCTCGGTCTCTTCACCGACCGGGACCGGGACGACCTGCAGAAGCTGCTGCACGGTCTGGCGCACGCGGGCGGCCGCCAGGGCATGGGCCAGTTCTGTCACGGTGACGCCCTGCTCTCCAACATCCTCCTCTCCCCCGCCGGACCGGTCCTCGTCGACTGGGAGCACGCCGGCTGGTACCTGCCCGGCTACGACCTGGCGACCCTCTGGGCGGTGCTCGCCGACGCACCGCTCGCCCGGCGCCAGATCAGTCAGCTCGCCCAGCAGGCGGGCCCGGCCTCCCGGGACGCGTTCCTGGTGAACCTGATGATCGTGCTGACGCGGGAGATCCGGACCTACGAGACGGCGGTGCAGCGCACCATGAAGGAGGCTCCGCCTGCCGGTTCCGTACCGGTGCCCACGGGCGCGCTCGCGCCCGGTGAGGAACAGCGGCTGCTCCTGAGGCGGCTGCACGACGACTGCGCCATGGCACGGCGGGCCGTGCGCGCGGCGGTCGGGACGCGCTGA
- a CDS encoding SpoIIE family protein phosphatase — protein MPSPLFADHPAQQPEPGAVDALISQTRRLRGELVAVRREAVVNDDDPQQRWQRALCDLAVHQLDDLGAHLGQLRAGVPEQVGTEEPTETVPDTALPTAPGTAYGEIAPQRTGSLLSRVGSAEWNLLTDEVSWSEELFQIFGRTRESGPMSLDEMPTMVFVEDQPVLQGMVTDCLIDGKPIDGEFRIVRTDGCVRTVHMTGEPVLDADGCTASMWAVLRDVSELRRSERAVRESRDSLERSRHIEQTERRVAVQLQEAVLPPWRGSLRFAHDGPAPLDVAAHYLPAASIGLIGGDWYDALALPDGDALLTVGDLTGHGVAATSSMAMLLGALRGMAVAGIRPAALMGHLNQLLETSVQPALGSAMCCRYDPVTQRLTWAQAGHPAPLLFRDGTGHVLRRPEGVLLGATTGAVYSEAETRLLPGDLLVLHTDGLTRGSGPEDDTGTRRLLALGGRLIGARDAQDGVRAVVEEFGEEQREDDACVMVVRVGH, from the coding sequence ATGCCGTCCCCACTGTTCGCGGATCACCCCGCCCAGCAGCCGGAGCCGGGCGCGGTGGACGCGCTGATCTCACAGACCCGCCGCCTGCGCGGCGAGCTCGTCGCCGTGCGCCGGGAAGCCGTGGTGAACGACGACGACCCCCAGCAGCGCTGGCAGCGCGCCCTGTGCGACCTGGCCGTTCACCAACTCGACGACCTCGGCGCCCACTTGGGTCAGCTCCGTGCGGGCGTTCCGGAGCAGGTCGGCACCGAGGAACCCACGGAGACGGTCCCCGACACCGCGCTACCCACCGCCCCCGGCACCGCGTACGGCGAGATCGCCCCCCAGCGCACCGGCTCCCTGCTCTCCCGCGTCGGCAGCGCCGAGTGGAACCTCCTGACCGACGAGGTCAGCTGGTCCGAAGAGCTGTTCCAGATCTTCGGACGTACGCGCGAGAGCGGCCCGATGTCGCTGGACGAGATGCCCACGATGGTCTTCGTCGAGGACCAGCCCGTCCTCCAGGGCATGGTGACGGACTGTCTGATCGACGGAAAGCCGATCGACGGCGAGTTCCGGATCGTGCGGACCGACGGCTGCGTGCGCACCGTGCACATGACGGGCGAGCCCGTCCTCGACGCCGACGGCTGCACCGCCTCGATGTGGGCCGTGCTCCGCGATGTCAGCGAACTGCGGCGCAGCGAGCGGGCGGTCCGGGAGAGCCGGGACAGCCTGGAGCGCAGCCGCCACATCGAGCAGACCGAGCGACGGGTCGCCGTCCAGCTCCAGGAGGCGGTGCTCCCACCGTGGCGCGGCTCGCTCCGTTTCGCCCACGACGGCCCCGCCCCGCTCGACGTGGCCGCCCACTACCTCCCGGCCGCCAGCATCGGTCTGATCGGTGGCGACTGGTACGACGCGCTGGCCCTGCCCGACGGGGACGCGCTGCTCACCGTCGGTGACCTGACGGGCCACGGGGTCGCCGCGACCTCGTCGATGGCCATGCTCCTCGGCGCGCTGCGCGGCATGGCCGTGGCCGGGATCCGGCCCGCCGCCCTGATGGGTCACCTCAACCAGCTCCTGGAGACCTCCGTCCAGCCCGCGCTCGGCAGTGCGATGTGCTGCCGCTACGATCCGGTCACCCAGAGACTGACCTGGGCGCAGGCCGGCCACCCCGCCCCGCTGCTGTTCCGCGACGGGACGGGGCACGTTCTCCGGCGGCCCGAGGGTGTTCTCCTCGGGGCCACGACCGGCGCCGTGTACAGCGAGGCCGAAACGCGGCTGCTCCCGGGTGACCTGCTCGTCCTGCACACCGACGGCCTCACCCGTGGGAGCGGTCCGGAGGACGACACGGGCACGCGCCGGCTGCTCGCGCTCGGCGGGCGGCTCATCGGGGCGCGGGACGCCCAGGACGGTGTGCGTGCGGTGGTCGAGGAGTTCGGCGAGGAGCAGCGCGAGGACGACGCCTGTGTGATGGTGGTCCGGGTCGGACACTGA
- a CDS encoding GNAT family N-acetyltransferase, whose translation MPTSPASAPAPGTAPLATERLRLRPVRAADVPAITRLWTDPEVRRHLGGPVTEQVVRIRQRRVVGAPGVYAVVRAVDEVLLGLVTVEPGAREGETEVSYQFLPEHWGHGYAREAVAAVVEATLLDTPTVVALTQEANRRSRRLLEAVGMTHVSSFVEYDAHQVLYRRSR comes from the coding sequence ATGCCCACCTCTCCGGCCTCAGCCCCTGCACCGGGCACCGCTCCCCTCGCCACCGAGCGGCTCCGGCTGCGCCCCGTACGCGCCGCCGACGTGCCGGCGATCACCCGGCTCTGGACGGACCCCGAGGTCAGGCGGCATCTGGGCGGGCCGGTCACCGAGCAGGTCGTACGGATCCGGCAGCGGCGCGTCGTCGGGGCGCCCGGCGTGTACGCGGTCGTGCGGGCGGTCGACGAGGTGCTGCTCGGGCTCGTGACGGTGGAGCCCGGGGCGCGGGAGGGGGAGACGGAGGTCTCGTACCAGTTCCTGCCCGAACACTGGGGACACGGTTACGCGCGCGAGGCCGTCGCCGCCGTCGTCGAGGCCACGCTTCTCGACACCCCCACCGTGGTCGCACTGACCCAGGAGGCGAACCGGCGCTCCCGGCGGCTCCTGGAGGCCGTCGGCATGACCCACGTCTCCTCGTTCGTCGAGTACGACGCCCACCAGGTCCTCTACCGGCGCAGCCGCTGA
- a CDS encoding YdeI/OmpD-associated family protein codes for MTVTKAAELEAWLESHHADRPGVWLRIAKKGKGGESLTNPEILDCMLCFGWIDGQRKGGDGAYYFQKYTPRRSRSLWSQVNVRKVAALTSAGRMREPGLAEVRAAQADGRWESAYPSQAEATVPDDLAAALAADAGARAFYEGLGKTDQYLVIMRLWQARTEKGRAQRLERMMAKLAAGEKVG; via the coding sequence ATGACCGTCACGAAGGCCGCGGAGCTGGAGGCGTGGCTGGAGAGCCACCATGCCGACCGGCCCGGGGTCTGGCTGCGGATCGCCAAGAAGGGCAAGGGGGGCGAGTCGCTGACGAATCCGGAGATCCTCGACTGCATGCTGTGCTTCGGCTGGATCGACGGACAGCGCAAGGGCGGGGACGGGGCCTACTACTTCCAGAAGTACACTCCGCGGCGGTCCCGGAGCCTCTGGTCGCAGGTCAACGTCCGCAAGGTCGCGGCGCTCACCTCGGCGGGCCGGATGCGTGAGCCCGGCCTGGCCGAGGTGAGGGCCGCGCAGGCGGACGGTCGGTGGGAGTCCGCGTACCCGTCGCAGGCGGAGGCGACCGTACCCGACGACCTCGCGGCGGCGCTGGCGGCCGACGCGGGGGCACGGGCGTTCTACGAGGGGCTCGGGAAGACCGACCAGTATCTGGTGATCATGCGGCTCTGGCAGGCCCGCACGGAGAAGGGCCGGGCGCAGCGGCTTGAGCGGATGATGGCGAAGCTGGCGGCCGGCGAGAAGGTCGGGTGA
- a CDS encoding LacI family DNA-binding transcriptional regulator, which produces MAAHSARNITMSDVARHAGVSRTTVSFVLNDRPGAAIPDATRQRILAAIDELGYRPNAGARALAAKRSEWYGLITEIVTAPFAVDVIKGAQDRAWLDRKFLLIAASEGDAAQEAAALDKLLEQRVEGLLYATTWHRAVTLPRAAREVPTVLVNCYDAEGELPSVVPDEVAGGHRAARHLVEAGHERIGFINLDPDIPAALGRREGYERALREAGLPSDPSLVVSGHATADGGYSAACALLDRADRPTALFCGNDRMAMGAYDAIKERGLRIPDDVAVVGYDNQELIAAYLRPKLTTLALPFEAMGAKGVDMLAALAAGQPLDTRRVTVDCPLLERSSV; this is translated from the coding sequence GTGGCAGCCCACAGCGCTCGCAACATCACCATGAGTGATGTGGCCCGTCATGCGGGCGTGTCGCGCACCACCGTCTCGTTCGTCCTCAACGACCGCCCCGGCGCGGCCATCCCGGACGCGACGCGGCAGCGGATCCTGGCCGCGATCGACGAGCTCGGCTACCGGCCGAACGCCGGCGCCCGGGCACTCGCCGCCAAACGCAGCGAGTGGTACGGGCTGATCACCGAGATCGTCACCGCACCCTTCGCCGTCGACGTCATCAAGGGCGCCCAGGACCGCGCCTGGCTCGACCGCAAGTTCCTGCTGATCGCCGCGAGCGAGGGCGACGCGGCCCAGGAGGCCGCCGCTCTCGACAAACTCCTCGAACAGCGGGTCGAAGGACTGCTCTACGCCACGACCTGGCACCGGGCGGTCACCCTCCCCAGGGCGGCCCGAGAGGTCCCCACCGTCCTGGTCAACTGCTACGACGCCGAGGGCGAACTGCCCTCCGTCGTCCCCGACGAGGTCGCCGGCGGTCACCGCGCCGCCCGCCACCTCGTGGAGGCCGGGCACGAGCGCATCGGGTTCATCAATCTCGACCCGGACATCCCGGCCGCCCTCGGCCGACGCGAGGGATACGAGCGGGCCCTGCGTGAGGCGGGCCTTCCGTCGGATCCGTCGCTGGTCGTCTCCGGCCACGCGACGGCCGACGGCGGCTACAGCGCCGCCTGCGCACTGCTCGACCGCGCCGACCGGCCGACCGCGCTCTTCTGCGGCAACGACCGGATGGCGATGGGCGCGTACGACGCCATCAAGGAACGTGGGCTGCGGATTCCCGACGACGTGGCCGTGGTGGGCTACGACAACCAGGAACTCATCGCCGCCTATCTGCGGCCCAAACTGACCACGCTCGCCCTGCCGTTCGAGGCGATGGGCGCCAAGGGCGTGGACATGCTGGCCGCTCTCGCAGCGGGGCAGCCGCTCGACACCCGCAGGGTGACGGTCGACTGCCCGCTGCTCGAACGCTCGTCGGTCTGA
- a CDS encoding ABC transporter substrate-binding protein, which produces MTPSPVRGRSPRRLRPALLAGATAAVLLLTGCSGGAGAGGAGDTSGDQLLTVPREDMGTFTRNFNPFSPKAAPMTKEAVYEPLMIHNPADGADTPWLATAWTQAPDGRSLTFTLREGVTWSDGEPFGAEDVVHTFELRKKLLGGFEYVDRVTADTAAKGATAKGTTAKSTPQKVTFHFNKPFSPSLYEIGGHFIVPKHIWSKIADPAKDTNATPVGTGPYTKVDKFRSQSYELRRNPSYWQPGKQRIAGIRMLAFSGNDSANLALTNGEADWTQAFVPDIEKSFVARNPKTNHYWFPTTGAMINWQLNTAKAPFDDPALRKALSRAVDRAKIAKVAMNGYSTPADCTGLSNAYDTWRDKTVAASCDWTRYSTSDAARALDAAGYKRGADGRRTQKNGKPLTLDISVGSASSDWISVANIIKQNLAEVGVTATVKSPDWSAVVSSYETGTFDSGIVWSNNGATPYEFYRGAMATTQVKPVGTKATENYHRFGDPKADRLIDALAATTDPKIQRARASELQKLFAADAPVVPLFPGPEWGAYSDARFTGWPTKDEPYATLSNRSVTTVLVLTSLRPVKG; this is translated from the coding sequence ATGACACCCTCCCCCGTCCGCGGCCGATCCCCGCGGCGGCTCCGCCCCGCGCTGCTCGCGGGCGCCACGGCGGCCGTGCTGCTCCTGACCGGCTGCTCCGGCGGCGCGGGAGCGGGCGGCGCCGGAGACACCTCCGGCGACCAGCTCCTCACCGTGCCGCGCGAGGACATGGGCACCTTCACGCGGAACTTCAACCCGTTCTCGCCGAAGGCCGCCCCCATGACCAAGGAAGCGGTCTACGAACCGCTCATGATCCACAACCCGGCCGACGGCGCCGACACGCCGTGGCTCGCCACCGCATGGACCCAGGCCCCCGACGGGAGGTCCCTGACCTTCACCCTCCGCGAGGGCGTGACGTGGTCCGACGGCGAGCCCTTCGGCGCCGAGGACGTCGTCCACACCTTCGAGCTGCGGAAGAAGCTCCTCGGCGGCTTCGAGTACGTGGACCGGGTCACCGCCGACACCGCGGCGAAGGGCGCCACCGCGAAGGGCACCACCGCGAAGAGCACCCCGCAGAAGGTCACCTTCCACTTCAACAAGCCCTTCTCGCCCTCGCTCTACGAGATCGGCGGGCACTTCATCGTCCCGAAGCACATCTGGTCGAAGATCGCCGACCCCGCCAAGGACACCAACGCCACCCCCGTCGGCACCGGCCCGTACACGAAGGTCGACAAGTTCCGAAGCCAGTCGTACGAGCTCCGCCGGAACCCCTCGTACTGGCAGCCGGGCAAGCAGCGGATCGCCGGCATACGGATGCTCGCCTTCTCCGGCAACGACAGCGCCAACCTCGCCCTCACCAACGGGGAGGCCGACTGGACCCAGGCGTTCGTCCCCGACATCGAGAAGTCCTTCGTCGCACGGAACCCGAAGACCAACCACTACTGGTTCCCCACCACCGGCGCGATGATCAACTGGCAGCTCAACACGGCCAAGGCGCCCTTCGACGACCCCGCCCTGCGCAAGGCGCTCAGCCGGGCCGTCGACCGCGCCAAGATCGCCAAGGTCGCCATGAACGGGTACAGCACCCCCGCCGACTGCACCGGTCTGTCGAACGCCTACGACACCTGGCGCGACAAGACCGTCGCCGCCTCCTGCGACTGGACCAGGTACAGCACGTCGGACGCCGCCCGGGCACTCGACGCCGCGGGGTACAAGCGCGGCGCCGACGGCAGGCGCACCCAGAAGAACGGCAAGCCGCTCACCCTCGACATCTCCGTCGGCTCGGCGTCCTCCGACTGGATCTCCGTCGCCAACATCATCAAGCAGAACCTCGCCGAGGTCGGCGTCACCGCCACCGTGAAGTCCCCGGACTGGTCCGCCGTCGTCTCCTCGTACGAGACGGGCACCTTCGACAGCGGCATCGTGTGGAGCAACAACGGCGCCACACCGTACGAGTTCTACCGCGGCGCCATGGCCACCACCCAGGTCAAGCCCGTCGGCACCAAGGCCACCGAGAACTACCACCGCTTCGGCGACCCGAAGGCCGACAGGCTCATCGACGCCCTCGCCGCCACCACCGACCCGAAGATCCAGCGGGCGAGGGCGAGCGAGCTGCAGAAGCTGTTCGCCGCCGACGCCCCCGTCGTGCCCCTCTTCCCCGGACCCGAGTGGGGCGCGTACTCCGACGCCCGCTTCACCGGCTGGCCGACGAAGGACGAGCCGTACGCGACGCTGTCCAACCGCTCCGTGACCACGGTCCTGGTCCTCACCTCCCTCCGGCCCGTCAAGGGCTAG
- a CDS encoding ABC transporter permease has protein sequence MRLVLRNLGFYLIAFWASVTLNFLLPRFMPGDPVSRMFAQAQGTMQPDQIAQLQKLFGLDDRPLPRQYVDYLHSVATGDLGISISRFPTPVSEVIGSQIGWTLLLGLTALIVAALVGNLLGVLAAWRRGGILDSALPPLLIFVGSFPYFWLAMGALYLFGVTLGWFPLRHAYDVGLEPGFDAAFLSDVATHLVLPATTIVLVSIGGWMLGMRNTMIATAAEDYITMAEAKGLSPARIMFRYAARNALLPSVTNFGMALGFMVGGALLTEVVFAYPGIGYQLLASVQALDYPLMQGIFLTITAAVLLANFVVDLIHVRLDPRVRVR, from the coding sequence GTGCGTCTCGTCCTGCGCAACCTGGGGTTCTACCTGATCGCCTTCTGGGCCTCCGTCACCCTCAATTTCCTGCTGCCGCGCTTCATGCCCGGAGACCCCGTCTCCCGGATGTTCGCCCAGGCCCAGGGGACGATGCAGCCCGATCAGATCGCCCAGTTGCAGAAACTCTTCGGTCTCGACGACCGGCCGCTGCCGCGGCAGTACGTCGACTACCTCCACAGCGTCGCCACCGGCGACCTCGGCATCTCCATCTCCCGCTTCCCGACTCCCGTCTCCGAGGTCATCGGCTCCCAGATCGGCTGGACGCTGCTCCTCGGCCTCACCGCCCTGATCGTCGCCGCCCTCGTCGGCAACCTGCTCGGCGTCCTCGCCGCCTGGCGCAGGGGCGGGATCCTCGACTCCGCGCTCCCGCCGCTGCTGATCTTCGTCGGCTCGTTCCCGTACTTCTGGCTGGCCATGGGCGCGCTCTACCTCTTCGGCGTCACCCTCGGCTGGTTCCCGCTGAGGCACGCGTACGACGTCGGCCTCGAACCCGGCTTCGACGCCGCGTTCCTGAGCGACGTCGCCACCCATCTCGTCCTGCCGGCCACCACCATCGTGCTCGTCTCCATCGGCGGCTGGATGCTCGGCATGCGGAACACGATGATCGCCACCGCCGCCGAGGACTACATCACCATGGCCGAGGCGAAGGGCCTCAGCCCCGCCCGGATCATGTTCCGGTACGCCGCCCGCAACGCGCTCCTGCCGTCCGTCACCAACTTCGGCATGGCCCTGGGCTTCATGGTCGGCGGCGCCCTCCTCACCGAGGTCGTCTTCGCCTACCCCGGCATCGGCTACCAGCTCCTCGCCTCCGTCCAGGCCCTCGACTACCCGCTGATGCAGGGCATCTTCCTCACCATCACGGCGGCGGTCCTGCTCGCCAACTTCGTCGTCGACCTCATCCACGTCCGGCTCGACCCACGCGTCCGCGTCCGCTGA
- a CDS encoding ABC transporter permease → MPVLDTPDTATAVPHDPPAAPPGTARRPRKSLGRRLLADRKARTGLLILAVFALLGLLAPVLAPGDPSLITDTGATPPSADHWLGTTAKGQDVLALTLRGTRSSMLVGFTVGIAATLVALLVGLASAYLGKLVDDLLTLVTNVFLLVPGLPLLVILAAFLPPGTTTVVLVLTVTGWAGSARVLRAQATSIRGKDFVAAAVVTGERPLRIMFREILPNMASVVMTTLLGCVIFGIGAQAGLEFLGLGDASVVSWGTNLYWAGNDGALMTGAWWAFVPSGLAIALVAFALALVNYAVDEITNPRLRSRRRRKQ, encoded by the coding sequence ATGCCCGTCCTCGACACCCCGGACACCGCCACCGCCGTGCCCCACGACCCACCGGCCGCCCCGCCGGGCACCGCGCGCCGGCCCCGCAAGAGCCTCGGCCGCCGGCTGCTCGCCGACCGCAAGGCCCGAACCGGGCTCCTGATCCTCGCCGTGTTCGCCCTGCTCGGACTGCTCGCCCCGGTCCTCGCCCCCGGCGACCCGTCCCTCATCACCGACACCGGCGCCACCCCGCCCTCCGCCGACCACTGGCTCGGCACCACCGCCAAGGGCCAGGACGTCCTCGCCCTCACCCTCCGGGGCACCCGCAGTTCGATGCTCGTCGGGTTCACCGTCGGCATCGCCGCCACCCTGGTCGCCCTGCTCGTCGGCCTCGCCTCCGCGTATCTCGGCAAGCTCGTCGACGATCTGCTGACCCTCGTCACCAACGTCTTCCTCCTGGTGCCCGGCCTGCCGCTGCTCGTCATCCTCGCCGCGTTCCTGCCCCCGGGGACGACGACCGTCGTCCTGGTCCTCACCGTCACCGGCTGGGCCGGCTCGGCGCGCGTCCTGCGCGCCCAGGCCACCTCCATCCGCGGCAAGGACTTCGTCGCCGCCGCCGTGGTCACCGGAGAACGCCCGCTGCGGATCATGTTCCGGGAGATCCTGCCCAACATGGCGTCCGTGGTGATGACCACCCTGCTCGGCTGCGTCATCTTCGGCATCGGCGCCCAGGCCGGCCTGGAGTTCCTCGGACTCGGCGACGCCTCAGTCGTCAGCTGGGGCACCAACCTCTACTGGGCGGGGAACGACGGAGCCCTGATGACCGGAGCCTGGTGGGCGTTCGTCCCCTCCGGCCTCGCCATCGCGCTCGTCGCCTTCGCGCTCGCCCTCGTCAACTACGCGGTCGACGAGATCACCAACCCGAGGCTCAGGTCCCGGCGAAGGAGGAAGCAGTGA